The segment ACTTTAAAATCACCCTCTTTCAATGGCTTCCGTGAGTGGTCAATAATCAAAACAGAAAATCCCTTCTTTTTTAATTCATTGAGTAAGCCCATGAGCTTTACCGCTTCTTTGGTTGTTACTAAATCAACCATTGAAGCCAGTGCTGAAAGATTGTCCAGTATAATGATCTTTGACCCGATATGATTTGCAGCGTTTTCAATCTGATCAACTACAAACTCTACCGTTGAATCAATAAGTAATTTTTGTGCATCTTCATTGAAGGTGAAGCGCTTAAAGTTCTCGGGTAAACCTTCTGGGTAGCGCGTGTTAAACTGGTAATCGCTTAACTCGGTATCGAATAACGTAACGGGTTGTTTTGGTACCTCATTCTGAAAGCCCTGTATTGATTGCCCGGTTGCAATAGCACACCCGATTTGAACCGCTAAAATTGATTTACCGGCACCATCTTCAGCAAAGAAAAAGGCATTTTCACCCTCTGCCCATAGTGGTCCGAATAGCTTTTTTGGTCGTTCCATTGATGTTGGTTTTGTTAGCCGAAATAGATTTTTGATTTCAACGCATTTCGCTTTTGTAGTTGGTTTTTCCTCCACCATCGCACCATACCCCAATGCGCGAAGCTTGCGGGCTGCTTCTGAAAAATCACCATTACATTCCAGATAGGAGTAAAGCGCGCTGGGTGCATAAGCTTTTGATGGCTCAAATACTGTGGAGGATGTGAAGCAATAGAATAGCCTTAGTGATTCATTCCATGTAGCAGAGGTTGCGCCCTTCTTACCCGGCCTACAATAGTGATCATTATCACCAACCGATTTAATAAACTGCCAATCGTGCGCTTGTAACAATGCAGGCACATCTCCACGTTGATCGAAGTCATCCCAGGGAGTAAGCCCATCGGTATAAACCTTATTTTTTGGTGGGTTAACTTTAGGAAAGTATTCGTTTAATCTTCTGGCCGTTGTAATTAAAATTTCACGTTCTTCCTGTGTGATGTATGGGATGTTAATAATATCACCCTGAATGATTTTATAGCCCTCTGTGGGCGCTGTAACAAAATAACCCCCTTCGCCACGGGTTTCTATTAGCGCCTTTTTTCCATCGCTAGAAACGGCTATTTTTTGATTTCCTTCAATGACCTCACAACGGTAGATGAAATGAAATCCACCACTAATAGTAGTCTGCACGACTAACTTTTTATAGATGGTATTAAGAACATCACCACCCTCATCAAAATATTCTGTTAATAAATCGCGTGTTGTGTTCTTAGTATCAAAATCGAGTACCTCAATGTTTCCCGAAAGTTCACCACAAGCAATTGCAGCGCTGCCATTAAAAATAATATTATCAGGTAAGGCCTTCCAACTTTTTACGGTTGGCCGTTTGTCAGGCATGCTAACAGGGAAAACATGCAGACCACTTGATTTATATTCATCCCATTTTTTTCTATCTTTGTTGCGCAAATCTTCCATGTTTGTATTTTTCATTAAAGACCCGGACGGCCAAACTTTCCGGGTTTTTTATTTTTGCTTTAGTAGTAACATAAATAGTAACGTAATGCACTCAATAGGCAAAAAAAGGCCATTATTCGGAGATATAAATCTCCGCATCCATAAACCTGGAGTTTTCATGCATTTATAAACTGTTGAGGGGATACAAATACTTTTTTGCCGATGCGTGTTAGCTTCATTTTGCCTTGCTTCTCAGCACGCCAAACGGTAACACGTGAAAGATTTTTTTCTTTGCAGAACTCAGCGAGCGGGACAAGATCAGACTGCTTGCCTGCTTTTTGAATTTCT is part of the Cyclobacteriaceae bacterium genome and harbors:
- a CDS encoding AAA family ATPase; translated protein: MKNTNMEDLRNKDRKKWDEYKSSGLHVFPVSMPDKRPTVKSWKALPDNIIFNGSAAIACGELSGNIEVLDFDTKNTTRDLLTEYFDEGGDVLNTIYKKLVVQTTISGGFHFIYRCEVIEGNQKIAVSSDGKKALIETRGEGGYFVTAPTEGYKIIQGDIINIPYITQEEREILITTARRLNEYFPKVNPPKNKVYTDGLTPWDDFDQRGDVPALLQAHDWQFIKSVGDNDHYCRPGKKGATSATWNESLRLFYCFTSSTVFEPSKAYAPSALYSYLECNGDFSEAARKLRALGYGAMVEEKPTTKAKCVEIKNLFRLTKPTSMERPKKLFGPLWAEGENAFFFAEDGAGKSILAVQIGCAIATGQSIQGFQNEVPKQPVTLFDTELSDYQFNTRYPEGLPENFKRFTFNEDAQKLLIDSTVEFVVDQIENAANHIGSKIIILDNLSALASMVDLVTTKEAVKLMGLLNELKKKGFSVLIIDHSRKPLKEGDFKVISKHDLQGSKMKTNLVDSVFSIGKSAQGDAIRYIKGLKIRSFEMAYTKGSVATVEIKVNPLRLEFLGVDPEWQHVKDRTSEMMKMAAEGKTQAEIAQTFNVSQQAISKILNTGL